Proteins found in one Acipenser ruthenus chromosome 18, fAciRut3.2 maternal haplotype, whole genome shotgun sequence genomic segment:
- the LOC131696584 gene encoding beta-1,4-galactosyltransferase 5-like, giving the protein MRTHFRLPKRSLMALLFLFSLSSSAMYFIYSAPGTVNEYLFMVQAQSIQFRKNVRTIGAQVYEQVVRGAYSNGTDYPFEFNLSEPYVQTTTFLPEGFTYLPNETCPERLPSMKGPVDINMSEISMGEVEQSLMGDSGIMLGGHWKPQDCVPRWKVAILVPFRNRHEHLPVLFRHLIPALQRQRLHFAFYVIEQAGTHTFNRAMLFNVGFLEAMKDLDWDCVIFHDVDHILENDRNYYGCGDMPRHFAVKLNKYSYLLPYEEFFGGVSGLTVEQYRKVNGFPNAFWGWGGEDDDLWNRVQNAGYNVSRPQGDIGRYMSIPHHHRGEVQFLGRYTLLRRSKERQSLDGLNNLKYLPQVTRKPLYSNITVNLTPELAPVSDY; this is encoded by the exons TAAACGAGTATCTGTTCATGGTGCAAGCACAGAGCATCCAGTTCCGGAAGAACGTGCGGACGATTGGAGCCCAGGTTTATGAGCAGGTGGTGCGAGGAGCCTACAGCAATGGCACAG ATTATCCTTTTGAGTTTAACCTCAGCGAGCCCTATGTCCAAACCACCACATTCCTACCTGAAGGCTTTACTTACCTGCCCAATGAAACCTGTCCTGAGAGACTTCCCTCAATGA AGGGGCCAGTGGACATCAATATGAGTGAGATTTCGATGGGGGAAGTCGAGCAGTCATTGATGGGGGACTCTGGTATCATGCTGGGGGGGCACTGGAAACCCCAGGACTGTGTGCCTCGCTGGAAG GTGGCAATCCTGGTGCCGTTCCGGAATCGACACGAACACCTTCCCGTGCTCTTCCGACATCTCATCCCAGCGCTCCAGAGACAGCGGCTGCACTTTGCCTTCTACGTCATCGAGCAG GCTGGGACTCACACCTTCAACCGAGCCATGCTGTTCAACGTGGGCTTCCTGGAAGCCATGAAGGATCTGGACTGGGACTGTGTCATCTTCCACGACGTGGACCACATCCTGGAGAACGACCGCAACTACTACGGCTGCGGGGACATGCCACGGCACTTCGCAGTCAAGCTCAACAAGTATTCCTACCT GCTGCCGTATGAAGAGTTTTTTGGGGGAGTCAGTGGGTTGACGGTGGAGCAGTATCGGAAAGTCAATGGCttccccaatgcattctggggtTGGGGCGGAGAAGATGATGACCTCTGGAACAG GGTGCAGAATGCCGGATACAACGTGAGCCGACCGCAAGGGGACATCGGCAGATACATGTCCATCCCTCACCATCACAGAGGGGAGGTGCAGTTCCTGGGCAG GTACACACTGCTGCGACGCTCCAAGGAGAGACAGAGCCTGGACGGACTCAACAACCTGAAGTATCTCCCTCAGGTGACGAGGAAGCCTCTGTACTCAAACATTACCGTCAACTTGACACCAGAGCTGGCTCCTGTCAGCGACTACTGA